The Nitrospirota bacterium genome contains the following window.
CGGCTCGTGGCAGGCCCACGCCTCGACCTATGAGGTGACCAAACATCTCCCTTCCTACGCGGGGTTCCTGATGCAGCAGGAGATCGCCAGGCTCAACGCGGTCATCAACCCCGAGCGCCCCTTCGTCGCGGTCGTCGCCGGCGCGAAGTACGACACGAAGATAGGCCCGCTCTACGCGATCTATGATAAAGTAGATAAGCTGATCCTCGGCGGGGTGATCTACAACGCCTTCCTCTGCGCGAAGTACGGGGTGACCGTGAAGGGGGTCTCGGAGAGCGATATCATCGCGGCAAGAGAGCTGGTCGAGAAGGACCGGGTGAACCGCAAGATCGTCGAGCTTCCCTATGTCGTGGAGTCCGATACGCTCGAGGGCAAGGTGGAAGGGAAGTACCGGACGCTCTCGATACGGGATTTCAGGCAGGGCGCCGGCTATAAGTACCTGCTCGACATCGATCCGAAGTCGTTCGAGGACCGGCTCGTCTCCGAAACGATCTCGGCGGCGAGGACGATCTTCGTCAACGCCGTGATGGGATTCACGCCCCATTTTACCGAGGGCTCGGCGGCGCTGGACGGGACGATCGACCAGAACAGGAGCGCGCTCAAGATGTACGGCGGCGGCGATACGCTGCAGGAGTTCAAGAATCTCTGCCCCGGTCTTTACCTCTCCGTGCTGGATAATGCACAATATTACTTCTTCACCGGAGGGGGGACCGTGCTGACCGCCATCGAACAGGGCAGCCCCTACGGCCTCAAGCCGGTGCAGGCCCTGCTCGAAAACAAGAGAGTTACGGTTCGCTAGCTTTTTGTCGATAATAGATATTACGGGTAGAGGAGGAAGTAATGGCGAGCATCAAGAGGATCGGTGTCATAACCAGCGGCGGTGATTGCGGCGGCCTCAATGCGGTCATCAAAGGGATGTCCCGCGAGGCGTATTTTCACGGCATCGAGTCGGTCGTCATCCCCAACGGCTACGCAGGGCTCTACAACCTGGTCGATCTCGAGAATGTCGTGCTGCTCAATGCGGAGCGGGTCAGCAGGATCGAGGCCTCCCTCGCAGGCTCCGAAGCGGGCCACTCCCGGGTGAAGATCAGCAAGATAGCGGACCCGAACAAATACGAGCGGATCAAGGCAGGGCTCAGGAAGTTCGGCATCGACGCCCTCGTTATCAGCGGCGGCGACGATACGGGGAGCGTGGTGGTAGACCTCAACTCCCAGGGCATCCCCTGCATTCACGTCCCCAAGACCATGGACCTCGACCTCCAGCCCTACAGCGTCGGCGGCGACTCCTCGGTGAACAGGATCGCCGAGTTCACGAGGGACCTCAAGACCACCGGGCTGAGCCATAACCGTATCCTCATCATCGAGGTCTTCGGCCGCTATGTTGGCCACACCGCGCTCCGGGGCGGCGTGGGCGCCGAGGCCGACTGCATCCTCATCCCCGAGATCCCGGTCGATCTCGATGTCGTCTACGACCACATGAAGACCACCTATTGCAATAGAGTGCTGCGGAGCGATGTGAAGGCGGGAACGTATATGATCGTGGTCGCCGAGGGTATCAAGAACGCCAGCGGCGAGATGCTCTTCGACGAATCCGCAGGCGTCGACGCCTTCGGCCATAAGAAGCTCGCCGGCGCCGGAAGATTCGTGCGCCAGCAGATGGAAAAGCGGTTGAAGGGCGACCCCGAGATCAAGGAGTTCATGAAACAGACCGGCATGTTCGCCCCCGGCGTCTACGAAGTGCCGGAGGCGCGCGAAGTGACGCCGGGCCACCTGGTGCGGTGCGGCGGCTCTTCGGCCTATGATGTCAATTTCGGCTACAAGGCAGGCGCTGCCTCGGTGCTCCTCCTGCTCCAGGGCAAGGCGGGCGTCACCGTCGTGGATGTCAACGGCCATAAGATCTGTTACATGCCTACGGCCGAGGCGATCAGGCGGCGTGAGGTCGACCTCAACGAGATCGCCCTGTATGAAAGCCTGGGCACCTGCTTCGGGAGAAAGCCGCAGCCCTTCGCCTTCGAGCTGATCGAGAAGAGCGGAGCTGTCGGCAGACACCTGTAAGGCCCCGGGACGCGAGATATGAGAGGATGGTAATGAATAGAAAGGAAAACGGGATCGTAGGGATAATCGTGGGCGGCGGTCCTGCGCCCGGCATCAACGGCGTCATCAACTCGGTTACGATCGAGGCCGTGAACCAGGGCAAGAAGGTGGTCGGCATCAAGGGGGGGTTCAAACCCCTTTTTGACGGCAATACCGATTGCGCGCTGCCCCTTACTATCCAGGACGTCTCGAGGATCCACACCCAGGGCGGCTCGATCCTGAGGACCTCCCGCGAGTATCCCGACAAGGTGAAGCAGAAGTTCAAGACGCTGATGTCTACGCTCAAATATATGGGGATCCAGCACCTCGTGACGGTCGGCGGCGAGGGCACGCTCTTCATGGCCAACTGGATCGAGCGTGAGTCGCGGGGATTGATGAATGTCGTTCATGTACCCAAGACTATCGATAACGACATTCCGCTGCCGGGCGGCGTCGCCACCTTCGGGTACCAGACGGCGCGCCATATCGGCGTCCAGATCGTCCAGAACATCATGGAAGATGCGAAATCGACGGGGCGGTGGTACTTCATCACCACCATGGGCAGGCATGCCGGCCACCTTGCCCTCGGTATCGGCAAGGCCGCCGGCGCAACGCTCACCCTTATCGCCGAGGAGTTCCCCGAAGAGAAGCTTTCGCTGAAGAAGGTCTCCGACCTGATCGCCGGCTCGATGATCAAGCGGATGGCCTACGGCATCGACCACGGCGTGGTCGTCCTCGCCGAGGGCGTCTCCGAGAAGTTCGACCTCGAGGAGCTGAGCCAGCACGAGCAGCTCGAGAAGGACGAGACCGGAAGGATACGCCTTTCGGAGATACAGCTCGGCCGCGTCCTGAAGAACTTCGTGCACAGGACCCTCGATGGCCTGGGGATGAAGGTGACCGTCGTGGACAAGAACATCGGGTATGAGCTGCGGGCCGCTCCGCCCATCCCCTACGATCTCGAATACACGCGCGACCTCGGCTACGGCGCTATCCGCTATCTCCTCAAGGGCGGCACAGGGGCGATGATCGTCCTGATGGACGGCCACCTGAGGCCGATCCCCTTCGTCGAGGTCGTGGATTACGCGACGGGAAAGGTAAAGGTCCGGACCGTCGATATCACCTCCGAGACGTACGAGGTCGCCCGCAAATACATGATACGGCTCAAAAAGAGCGATTTCGAGGGCGAGACGCTCGAGCGTCTTGCCCATACGGTCAACCTCTCCCCCGCTGCATTCAAGGACCGCTTCGAGTATCTGGTCGGTCTTCCCAGCCCTGCCTCCTTCGGTTCATAAATCGGGCCGGTACGCCTCACCACAGGCGCACAGCAATTTCTGGTATCCGGGGAGATAAAAGATCTCTCTGCGTTCCCCTCTGACTGCAGGACCGGCCGGATTTTACCTGCTCCGAGGTGGTCTTGCGGATTTTCCGTCCCTCGTGCTGCCCGGCCCTGTCGCCGCAAAGCTCGGCATTCTTGATGCTGCAAACGGCGTTCCGCTCGAGCAGCCCTTTTTTCATGAAAAAAGAGCGCTATCCGCACCGCTGCCCCCGACGAAGAAGTTGACAATCCGTCTTCTTTCGCTAAAATTTATTTTGGGAGGTAAGTAGAAGCTTGCGTCCTAGCGACTTCAATCGGTATCGTTTCAACCGGGCGATAAGGAGACGGATTGTCAATTTCATGACATTGATTGAAATGACATGGTTCGTGTCAAAACAGGCAGGCCAAAAATGATTCATATAGCGCTCTCTAATATTAAGTCTTTTTAATTTTAAGCACTTTCGAGTCCGGCATCTATTATGCATACAAGTTTTAACCTAAGTTGCCTTTGGAGCCGGGCTTTTTTGATGCCCGCAACGGTGTATATAGGGATAGAGCCGCTCAGCCGGATGCGTTGCCGGCTGGAACCGGCCGGAACAGGAAAGAGGGGGCAGCGAGACGAGACATCGAACAGGACGCTTGGAAGGAGGTGGAAGGGGGACACGCCGGCAGAACAGACTGAAGCCGTCGATTTAGGGGCTGTGACCGTTTCCCCGTAAAGAGGGGGAAAACAGCGGGTTGAACCAGAAGGCGAAGAGCCCGGTTTTCGGAAAAAAACAACAAGAGCGGAGGCTGGTTATGAGAGGGAAGACAACGCGTACTAATGCTTTGAGCAGTTCTTTTTTCAAGGGACTTCTTGCAGTGGTGATGCTCCTTGCCTGGGGGCTGGGGGCGGTATCGGCAGAGGCGATGCCGATCGAGTACCGGTTCTCGGGGCTCGCAGACGGTGCTTTTTATACAGATCCTGCCATGCCTACTGACTTTACAGACAATCCTTTTGTGATCTCATTCAAAACCGATACGAGCGCCATAGATTTTTCAATCCCGGATACGGCGTTCATTTCCGGGCTCAATGGCACGGTATCATTGATAGGCTTAGGTAATTTTACCTTTGCCGGCTTGCTCACGCTCTACAGTATTATCCCGGAGGGTACCATCGGTGTGGCTGATGAGAGCACGCAGACCGATCTTTTTGCCATGCCTGCGGTGGCCCCGGGATATGATTTATCGACGTACTTCACCTCCCCGATTACCGATGTCGTTAACTGGAGTTTTGCCGATATCTCGATGAATGACGGATTCTTCCTGACTCTGGAAGCGTACGATGTAACGTTCTCGGCCGTCCCCGAGCCCTCTTCCGTGCTGCTTCTGGGCGGCGGAGCGCTGGGACTGCTCTTCTTCGGCAGGAAGCTCAGACGGCAGCATAACCCATAGGAGGGAGGATGCTATGATAACGAGACGTCAGTTCCTGAAATATTCGGCGATTGCAGGAGCGGCGGCAACGCTCCCCCTGGGGTTCGGCGTGCGCCCCGCGCGCGCAGCGTTTCTCGGCAGCCCGTCACTGCAGAAGTTCGCACAGCAGCTGCGCGGCATCGAAACGATCCCCGTGGCAGCCTCGGACGGAACGAGGATGTGGGGCAGCACGGAAGCGAAACACTACACCATCAGTATTACGCAGATCCAGGATACGCTCCATCCTTCCTTCGCGCAGTCGACCACGCTCTGGGGCTTCCATCCCGAGAACGTCCTTGTTCCGGGCACCGCGACACCGCGCCATCTCGGCGGCATCATCGTCACCAAGAAGGGCATGCCGGCTCAGATCACCTTCAAGAACAACCTTCCGTCTGCGCACATTCTCCCCGTGGATAACACGGCCACTCCCGGCAAAACGCTCGCCCACAACCGGGCAGCCGTGCATCTCCACGGCGGGCTGGTTCCCTGGATCAGCGACGGCGGGCCCTTCGACTGGTGGACTCCTGCCGGGGTGAGGGGCGACAGTTTCATGCACCATGTGCTGAATCCGTCGCTCGCTCCCAATGAGGCTGAGTACTACTACCCCAATAACCAGAGCGCGCGCATGCTCTGGTACCACGACCATGCCTGGGGCATCACGCGCCTGAACGCTTACGCCGGCATAGCGACGGCCTACATCATCAGGGACGACTTCGAGAAGGGGCTCGTCACGAACAACGGGCTGCCGGACTATATCGAAAACGGCGGTTTCGAGCTGCCGATCGTCATCCAGGACAAGGTCTTTGTCGGCTCGGATATCGGGACGACCGATCCCGGCTGGACGGCTCTCCCGGTGCCGCAGACCGCCGGGAGCCTCTGGTACCCCCATGTCTACGATTCGAGCATATTCAAGCTGAAGCTGGGCGGTAATCCCCCGGCCGTATCGCTGGTGACCGAGTTCTGGGGCGACACCATGCTCGCCAACGGCACGGTCTATCCCGAAGCGACCGTAGAGGCGCGGCCCTACCGGCTCAGGCTCTTGAATGCCTGCAATGCCCGGTACCTGAACCTCCAGCTCCTGGTCGAGCAGGGCCCCGACAGCGTCGCGTACGGCATCAACAATGATCCGCTGAACGCAGCGGGACCCGATTTTCTCCTGCTCGGCACAGAAGGGGGGTTCCTCCCCAGGCCGGTGCTTCTTCCTGGAAAGAGGGCGTTCGACCCGGTTGCGGTCAACGGCGCCCTGCTCCTCGGTCCGGCCGAGCGCGGCGACGTTGTCGTGGATTTCTCGAACTTTGCAGGCCAGAGCCTTATCCTTTACAACGATGCTCCGGCGCCGTTCCCTGGCGGCGACCCGCTCTTCGACTTTATCAGCGGACCGGCGAACGGCTTCGGTCCGACGACCCGGCAGATCATGCGCTTCAACGTCGTTCAGGCGCAGGGCACGGTCGCGCCGGTCACTATCTCGACATCGACGGACCTCACTGCCGGCAATGACCCGCTCTTCTTCGACCCCTACGCACCCGGCCAGACGGCCTATCCGGTGTTCAATCAACCGGTAACGCGGACGAGGAATCTCACCCTCAACGAGGCCTTCGACGAATACGGCAGGCTCATGCCGCTGCTCGGCACGACCACGCCGCTCAGGAGAGGGACCTACGGGAGAAAGCTCGACGACCCGGCGACCGAGACGCCGACCGAAGGAGACGTGGAGGTCTGGAACATCTTCAATCTCACGGGCGATACCCACCCGATCCATTTCCACCTGGTGAACGTACAGGTCATCAGGAGGCAGTCGTTTAAGCTCTACCTCGGCCGCTTTGTCCTCACCGGCACTGCGCGCCGCCCCGAGCCTTACGAGTACGGATGGAAGGAGACGGTGAATATGCATCCCGGCGAGTGCATCACCCTGATCATGCGGTTCGATCTGCCCCAGGTGCCCTTCACCGTTCCGCCGAGCCCGAGGACCGGGGGCAATGAGTATGTCTGGCACTGCCACATACTGGAGCATGAGGAGCACGACATGATGCGGCCCCTCGTCGTGGCCTCCAAGCCGACGACGCCGTAGTGCGCCTTTGCAGAGTATCGAGGAGCCCCGCACAGCGGCTGTGCGGGGCTTTTTGCGGACGGGAGTAAGCCGGCCGGTGACGGCCCCGCCGTTGCGGAACAGTAACAGTAACAGTAACGAGGTATAATACGCTGCATGAAAAAGGGCGCTTACGGGCTTGTCATCATTGCCGTCGCTGTCTTCGCTTTTATTGCCGGCTCGTGGTATGCCCGGTCCTCGGGGAAACACCCAGGGGCAAAGGAGCGCGCGGTCCTTTACTACGTCGATCCCATGCATCCTTCCTATAAGTCCGATAAGCCGGGCATTGCGCCCGACTGCGGCATGAAGCTCGAGCCCGTCTATGCCGAAGGGAGCGGGCAGGCCGAGGGAGAGGACGAGCGTGCCCGGCAGGCCCCCGGCGCCGTGCAGATCAGCCTCCAGCGGCAGCAGCTCATCGGCGTGAAGCTGGCCAAAGTGGAAAAGAGGGCGACAGCCCACTCGCTGAGAGTGCTCGGCAGGGTGGCGGTTGATGAAACGAGACTATACCGCATTAACGCCACTATCGAAGGCTGGATAACGAGGACCCTGCCCATTGCGGCCGGTGACTTCGTCAAAAAGAACCAGATCCTTGGCGCCTTCTACAGTACGGAATTCCTTTCGGCAGGCAAATCGCTGCTCTATGCCCTCGGCTCCAGGGACCGCGCAGCGCCCCGCGACGTGCAGAGCCTGGTGCGCGCCGAGCAGGCGGACCAGCTCGACCTCAGCATCCAACAGCATGTGGACGCCCTCAAGAATTTCGGCATGAGCGAAATGCAGATCCAGGAGATGATCAGGACACGGAAATTCACGGAAGATGTCTATATCGTCTCTCCTGCCGACGGCTTTATCGTCACCCGTAATATTTCTGACGGACAGCGCTTTGAAAAGGGCACGGAGCTCTTCAAGATCGCCGACCTGAGCCGCGTATGGATACTGGCCGATATTTATGAAAACGAGGCGCACTTTCTGAAGCCGGGCATGACGGTGCGCGCCTCCCTGCCGAGCCAGAAGATATCTTTCCCGGCGAGGGTGAGCAGCGCCCTGCCCCAGTTCGACCCGGTCTCGCGGACCCTCAAGGTGCGGCTCGAAGCGGACAATCCGGGTTACCTCCTCAAGCCGTACATGTTTGCCGACATAGAGCTGCCGGTTACGATGCCGCCGTCCCTTGTCGTTCCTGCCGACGCTGTCGTCGACTCCGGCATGAGAAAGCTTGTCTACGTCCACACCGGCAAGGGGCATTTCGAGCCCCGCATGGTCGGCACCGGCTGGCGCATGGGGAACCGGATAGAGATAACAGGCGGCCTGATGCCGGGAGAGGAGATCGTCATCGCCGGCAATTTTCTTGTCGACTCCGAAAGCCGTATGAAGGCGGCGGCAGCGGGCATCTACGGCATGTCGGCCAAAGATCCCGTCTGCGGCATGTATCTCGACGAGGGAAAGGCGAGGGCCGCGGCCAGACAGAGCGACTACCGAGGTGCAACCTACTTCTTCTGCTCTCCTGAATGCAAGCTGGACTTCGAGAAGGATCCGAAAAAGTATACCGCCGGAGGGAGCGGCAGCAGCAAACCCCGGAGCAGCCGGGGCGCCATGAATCCAGGCCATACCGCTTCCCCAGGCGCCGGCCATGATTAACCGCATCATCGACTTTTCGGTCAGCAACAAGCTCATCGTCTTCATCCTCGTGGCCTTTGCCGTCCTGGCGGGGTGGTGGTCGATGAAGAGCGTGCCCCTCGATGCGATTCCTGACCTCAGCGACACCCAGGTGATCATCTATTCGCGGTGGGACCGGAGCCCGGATATCATCGAGGACCAGGTCACCTATCCGATCGTCTCGGCCATGCTCGGCGCGCCGCGGGTGAAGACGGTCCGCGGCTTTTCGGACTTCGGCTATTCTTTCGTCTATGTCATCTTCGAAGACGGCGCCGACATCCACTGGGCGCGGTCGCGCACCCTCGAGTATCTTTCCGGCGCTCTCTCCCGCCTCCCCGAGGGAGTCAGGACAGAGCTCGGGCCTGACGCCACAGGGCTCGGCTGGGTGTTCCAGTATGTCCTCGTCGATACGACCGGCAAGCGGAGCCTCGCCGAGCTGCGCACCTATCAGGACTGGTATCTCCGCTACCATCTGAAGTCCGTAACCGGTGTCGCCGAGGTCGCGCCGGTCGGCGGCTTCGTGCAGCAGTTCCAGGTGAATGTGGACCCCAACCGGCTGCAGGCATACGATATCCCTATCAGCCGCGTGGTCGAGGCGGTGCGGGGCGGCAACAACGAGACCGGGGGACGGCTCATCGAGTTCGGCGGCACCGAATACATGGTGCGCGGCCGCGGCTATGCGACCTCCCTTGCCGATATAGAGAATACCGTCCTTGTTACGAGCGAGAACGGCACGCCGATTCGCGTCAAGGATATCGGGCAGGTGGCGCTCGGACCCGATCTGCGGCGGGGGCTCTCGGATCTCGACGGAGAGGGCGAAGCGGTGTCCGGCATCGTGGTCATGCGGCATGGGCAGAATGCGGTCGAGGTGATCGAGCGGGTCAAGGCGAAGCTCGAGGAGATCGGGCCCGGTCTGCCGGAGGGGGTCAGGATAGTCCCGGTCTACGATCGCTCCGAGCTCATTCAGAGGGCCGTCGACAACCTGCGGTCCACCCTGATCGAGGTGATCGTCACTGTCTCTCTCGTCGTCTTCGTCTT
Protein-coding sequences here:
- a CDS encoding phosphoglycerate kinase yields the protein MERQDVDPGLPLIQDADLNGKVVLVRFDHNVVKDGAIKDPYRIDRSIGTLFNIVERGGRPILMTHVGRPKDKKTGEITCRPEESVEPIVEYLEHKLHTRFHIPRFAVDPALGITSIDTSINIAIRDLRARNIGGIYLPNTRWFQGEEAKGEARERLALQLAGLADIYVNDAFGSWQAHASTYEVTKHLPSYAGFLMQQEIARLNAVINPERPFVAVVAGAKYDTKIGPLYAIYDKVDKLILGGVIYNAFLCAKYGVTVKGVSESDIIAARELVEKDRVNRKIVELPYVVESDTLEGKVEGKYRTLSIRDFRQGAGYKYLLDIDPKSFEDRLVSETISAARTIFVNAVMGFTPHFTEGSAALDGTIDQNRSALKMYGGGDTLQEFKNLCPGLYLSVLDNAQYYFFTGGGTVLTAIEQGSPYGLKPVQALLENKRVTVR
- a CDS encoding 6-phosphofructokinase, with the translated sequence MKRIGVITSGGDCGGLNAVIKGMSREAYFHGIESVVIPNGYAGLYNLVDLENVVLLNAERVSRIEASLAGSEAGHSRVKISKIADPNKYERIKAGLRKFGIDALVISGGDDTGSVVVDLNSQGIPCIHVPKTMDLDLQPYSVGGDSSVNRIAEFTRDLKTTGLSHNRILIIEVFGRYVGHTALRGGVGAEADCILIPEIPVDLDVVYDHMKTTYCNRVLRSDVKAGTYMIVVAEGIKNASGEMLFDESAGVDAFGHKKLAGAGRFVRQQMEKRLKGDPEIKEFMKQTGMFAPGVYEVPEAREVTPGHLVRCGGSSAYDVNFGYKAGAASVLLLLQGKAGVTVVDVNGHKICYMPTAEAIRRREVDLNEIALYESLGTCFGRKPQPFAFELIEKSGAVGRHL
- the pfp gene encoding diphosphate--fructose-6-phosphate 1-phosphotransferase encodes the protein MNRKENGIVGIIVGGGPAPGINGVINSVTIEAVNQGKKVVGIKGGFKPLFDGNTDCALPLTIQDVSRIHTQGGSILRTSREYPDKVKQKFKTLMSTLKYMGIQHLVTVGGEGTLFMANWIERESRGLMNVVHVPKTIDNDIPLPGGVATFGYQTARHIGVQIVQNIMEDAKSTGRWYFITTMGRHAGHLALGIGKAAGATLTLIAEEFPEEKLSLKKVSDLIAGSMIKRMAYGIDHGVVVLAEGVSEKFDLEELSQHEQLEKDETGRIRLSEIQLGRVLKNFVHRTLDGLGMKVTVVDKNIGYELRAAPPIPYDLEYTRDLGYGAIRYLLKGGTGAMIVLMDGHLRPIPFVEVVDYATGKVKVRTVDITSETYEVARKYMIRLKKSDFEGETLERLAHTVNLSPAAFKDRFEYLVGLPSPASFGS
- a CDS encoding PEP-CTERM sorting domain-containing protein — protein: MNQKAKSPVFGKKQQERRLVMRGKTTRTNALSSSFFKGLLAVVMLLAWGLGAVSAEAMPIEYRFSGLADGAFYTDPAMPTDFTDNPFVISFKTDTSAIDFSIPDTAFISGLNGTVSLIGLGNFTFAGLLTLYSIIPEGTIGVADESTQTDLFAMPAVAPGYDLSTYFTSPITDVVNWSFADISMNDGFFLTLEAYDVTFSAVPEPSSVLLLGGGALGLLFFGRKLRRQHNP
- a CDS encoding multicopper oxidase domain-containing protein, with amino-acid sequence MITRRQFLKYSAIAGAAATLPLGFGVRPARAAFLGSPSLQKFAQQLRGIETIPVAASDGTRMWGSTEAKHYTISITQIQDTLHPSFAQSTTLWGFHPENVLVPGTATPRHLGGIIVTKKGMPAQITFKNNLPSAHILPVDNTATPGKTLAHNRAAVHLHGGLVPWISDGGPFDWWTPAGVRGDSFMHHVLNPSLAPNEAEYYYPNNQSARMLWYHDHAWGITRLNAYAGIATAYIIRDDFEKGLVTNNGLPDYIENGGFELPIVIQDKVFVGSDIGTTDPGWTALPVPQTAGSLWYPHVYDSSIFKLKLGGNPPAVSLVTEFWGDTMLANGTVYPEATVEARPYRLRLLNACNARYLNLQLLVEQGPDSVAYGINNDPLNAAGPDFLLLGTEGGFLPRPVLLPGKRAFDPVAVNGALLLGPAERGDVVVDFSNFAGQSLILYNDAPAPFPGGDPLFDFISGPANGFGPTTRQIMRFNVVQAQGTVAPVTISTSTDLTAGNDPLFFDPYAPGQTAYPVFNQPVTRTRNLTLNEAFDEYGRLMPLLGTTTPLRRGTYGRKLDDPATETPTEGDVEVWNIFNLTGDTHPIHFHLVNVQVIRRQSFKLYLGRFVLTGTARRPEPYEYGWKETVNMHPGECITLIMRFDLPQVPFTVPPSPRTGGNEYVWHCHILEHEEHDMMRPLVVASKPTTP
- a CDS encoding efflux RND transporter periplasmic adaptor subunit, yielding MKKGAYGLVIIAVAVFAFIAGSWYARSSGKHPGAKERAVLYYVDPMHPSYKSDKPGIAPDCGMKLEPVYAEGSGQAEGEDERARQAPGAVQISLQRQQLIGVKLAKVEKRATAHSLRVLGRVAVDETRLYRINATIEGWITRTLPIAAGDFVKKNQILGAFYSTEFLSAGKSLLYALGSRDRAAPRDVQSLVRAEQADQLDLSIQQHVDALKNFGMSEMQIQEMIRTRKFTEDVYIVSPADGFIVTRNISDGQRFEKGTELFKIADLSRVWILADIYENEAHFLKPGMTVRASLPSQKISFPARVSSALPQFDPVSRTLKVRLEADNPGYLLKPYMFADIELPVTMPPSLVVPADAVVDSGMRKLVYVHTGKGHFEPRMVGTGWRMGNRIEITGGLMPGEEIVIAGNFLVDSESRMKAAAAGIYGMSAKDPVCGMYLDEGKARAAARQSDYRGATYFFCSPECKLDFEKDPKKYTAGGSGSSKPRSSRGAMNPGHTASPGAGHD